One window from the genome of Deltaproteobacteria bacterium encodes:
- the argB gene encoding acetylglutamate kinase gives MDVQIEKASVLIEALPYIREFYQKNVVVKYGGSAMVQDQLKRCFAQDIVLLKYIGINPIVVHGGGPQIGKTLERLGKKSEFRQGMRITDSETMDVVEMVLVGKVNKEIVALINQQGGQAVGLSGKDGRLIKASKLHLYSNHKNDKPPELIDLGMVGQVDHVQPEIIQTLEASRFIPIIAPVGVDEHGQTYNINADLVAGKVATALQACKLILLTDVPGVLDASGELISSMSVAEASELLEKGVLGGGMIPKVKCAVEAVKGGVAKAHIIDGRIEHALLLEIFMDRGVGTEITGEVEEGFRKNG, from the coding sequence ATGGACGTGCAGATAGAAAAGGCAAGCGTACTCATAGAAGCTCTGCCGTACATCAGGGAATTCTATCAAAAAAACGTGGTAGTCAAATACGGTGGCAGCGCCATGGTGCAGGACCAGCTCAAACGTTGCTTTGCCCAGGACATTGTGCTGCTGAAGTACATTGGCATCAATCCAATTGTGGTCCACGGCGGCGGGCCCCAGATCGGCAAGACTCTGGAACGGCTCGGCAAGAAGTCTGAATTTCGCCAGGGCATGCGAATTACTGATTCAGAGACCATGGATGTGGTGGAAATGGTGCTGGTGGGCAAGGTGAACAAGGAAATAGTTGCCCTTATCAACCAGCAGGGGGGGCAGGCAGTGGGCTTGAGCGGCAAGGACGGTCGACTGATCAAGGCAAGCAAGCTGCATCTGTACAGCAATCACAAGAACGACAAGCCGCCTGAACTCATTGATCTCGGCATGGTTGGCCAGGTTGACCACGTGCAGCCCGAGATCATTCAGACCCTCGAGGCGAGCCGCTTTATACCCATAATTGCCCCGGTTGGCGTTGATGAGCATGGCCAGACTTACAATATCAATGCCGACCTGGTGGCGGGAAAAGTGGCAACGGCCCTGCAGGCCTGCAAGCTGATCCTGCTCACAGATGTGCCAGGAGTGCTCGATGCCAGCGGCGAGTTGATTTCCAGCATGAGCGTGGCCGAGGCCAGCGAACTGTTAGAAAAGGGAGTTCTCGGCGGCGGCATGATCCCAAAGGTCAAATGCGCTGTGGAGGCCGTAAAGGGAGGGGTTGCCAAGGCACACATCATTGACGGCAGAATTGAACACGCCCTGCTGCTGGAGATCTTCATGGATCGAGGTGTGGGCACTGAAATTACCGGAGAGGTTGAAGAGGGCTTTCGCAAAAACGGTTGA